In Prosthecobacter vanneervenii, one DNA window encodes the following:
- a CDS encoding DUF1295 domain-containing protein, producing MTHDFWFLTAVGTAVAVGLFALTWLLSLKLDNFSFVDVTWSYALAVVAPLYAWLAGGGWTQRKIIAVTMAVVWSVRLGTYLFFRVKRHHPHEDVRYAVLREKWRDALARNFFFFFQAQAVLIVLLAVPVLLACLNPAPQLNAIEIAGALLWLTGICGEALSDAQMQRFKADPASKGKVCQVGLWRYSRHPNYFFESVVWWGFWLFACGSPWGWVTLYAPLLMLHFLLRVTGIPLTEECAVKSKGDAYREYQRTTSAFVPWPPKS from the coding sequence ATGACGCATGACTTTTGGTTTCTGACCGCCGTGGGCACGGCGGTGGCCGTAGGCCTCTTTGCCCTCACCTGGCTGCTCAGCCTGAAGCTGGACAACTTCAGCTTTGTGGATGTGACGTGGTCCTACGCACTGGCTGTGGTGGCTCCGCTCTACGCGTGGCTGGCCGGAGGCGGGTGGACGCAGCGCAAGATCATCGCCGTGACGATGGCGGTGGTGTGGAGCGTGAGGTTGGGCACGTATCTTTTCTTTCGCGTCAAACGCCACCACCCGCATGAGGACGTGCGCTATGCGGTGCTGCGCGAAAAATGGCGTGATGCTCTGGCGCGCAATTTCTTCTTTTTCTTCCAGGCGCAGGCAGTGCTCATCGTGCTGCTGGCGGTGCCTGTGCTGCTGGCATGCCTGAACCCAGCACCTCAGCTTAACGCCATCGAAATCGCCGGTGCATTGCTGTGGCTGACCGGCATCTGCGGCGAGGCGCTGAGCGATGCGCAGATGCAGCGCTTCAAGGCGGACCCCGCCAGCAAGGGCAAGGTCTGCCAGGTGGGCCTTTGGCGCTATTCGCGGCATCCGAACTACTTCTTTGAATCGGTGGTGTGGTGGGGCTTCTGGCTGTTTGCCTGCGGCTCGCCCTGGGGCTGGGTCACGCTCTACGCACCGCTGCTCATGCTCCACTTTCTACTGCGCGTCACCGGCATCCCGCTCACGGAAGAGTGCGCGGTGAAGAGCAAGGGGGACGCCTACCGCGAATACCAGCGCACCACGAGCGCCTTTGTGCCGTGGCCGCCAAAAAGCTGA
- a CDS encoding DUF2062 domain-containing protein — translation MTDATPSPSKESLWRRWVVKPVSAQLAQGTSPAKISQAIAFGVATGVFPLLGTTALLALGVGMLLKLNQPVLHVFRELVYPVQLATILIFMRTGEDLFGAAHVPLSIPMMMERFFADPMQFLAEFGMIGLYGVVVWLLLAPLLIAAVYFISRPFVDKLHKHIRFPNHDA, via the coding sequence ATGACAGACGCCACCCCCAGCCCATCCAAAGAATCTCTCTGGCGCCGCTGGGTGGTGAAGCCTGTGAGTGCGCAGCTGGCACAGGGCACCTCTCCGGCCAAGATCTCGCAGGCCATCGCCTTTGGAGTGGCCACCGGTGTGTTTCCGCTGCTGGGCACCACGGCCCTGCTGGCGCTGGGAGTGGGCATGCTGCTGAAGCTGAATCAGCCGGTGCTGCATGTGTTTCGCGAGCTCGTCTATCCCGTGCAGCTGGCCACCATCCTCATCTTCATGCGCACTGGTGAGGATCTTTTCGGAGCCGCGCATGTGCCGCTTTCCATCCCCATGATGATGGAGCGCTTCTTTGCCGATCCGATGCAGTTTCTAGCCGAGTTTGGCATGATCGGTCTCTACGGCGTGGTGGTGTGGCTGCTGCTGGCGCCGCTGCTCATTGCTGCAGTGTATTTCATCAGCAGACCGTTCGTGGACAAACTGCACAAACACATCCGCTTTCCGAATCATGACGCATGA
- a CDS encoding DUF1475 family protein: MIWFLRVFFIIVLVSMLGVTSWASTQCALWALPGSVGGHPWFIATLFDTYWAFLTFYCWLAYKERSWLARLGWLAGILLLGNIAMAVYMLILLFRVPATARMEDILLRKA, translated from the coding sequence ATGATCTGGTTTCTCCGCGTGTTTTTCATCATCGTTCTGGTGTCCATGCTCGGAGTCACGAGCTGGGCTTCGACCCAGTGCGCGCTGTGGGCTCTGCCCGGCTCCGTGGGCGGTCATCCTTGGTTTATCGCCACGCTGTTTGATACCTACTGGGCCTTTCTCACCTTCTACTGCTGGCTGGCGTACAAGGAACGCTCCTGGCTAGCGCGCCTCGGCTGGCTGGCAGGCATTCTGCTGTTGGGCAACATCGCCATGGCCGTTTACATGCTCATCCTGCTCTTCCGTGTGCCTGCCACGGCGCGCATGGAGGACATACTTCTGCGCAAGGCATGA
- a CDS encoding SAM-dependent methyltransferase, whose amino-acid sequence MNNTITCDTPLLVSNAAASKPGFYERLFMLSLKPFVHGGMRLVHPDGRTQTLGAPGAPITAEMRIRSREFFKQCVLFGNVGFGEAYVEGDWDTDDIAAVIEWFILNLSKTQGGSSSSSKVAFVNLLNVVNRVHHLLRPNSVATSRRNISEHYDLGNEFYSLWLDETMTYSAARFEYPGQPLAEAQHSKYEALCQKLHLKPGDHVLEIGCGWGGFSCHAAKHHGCRVTAVTISQEQHKYATERVAREGLADRVEIRLQDYRHITGQFDKIASIEMLEAVGDKYLETYFAKCAEVLKPEGLLAFQMITVADCQHKDLRKGVDWIQKHIFPGSLLLSVGRVNEAINRTSEMFMHGLEDLGASYAKTLRLWFERFNAKAAEVKALGFDERFMRKWNYYLQYCEAAFATRNISVVQAVYTRPNNATLHRAF is encoded by the coding sequence ATGAACAACACCATCACCTGCGACACTCCCCTCCTGGTATCGAATGCGGCTGCATCCAAACCTGGCTTTTACGAGCGGCTCTTCATGCTTTCGCTCAAGCCCTTCGTGCATGGCGGCATGCGCCTGGTGCATCCGGATGGACGGACTCAGACACTCGGAGCTCCCGGCGCGCCCATCACGGCGGAGATGCGCATCCGCAGCCGTGAATTCTTCAAGCAATGCGTGCTGTTTGGCAATGTGGGCTTTGGCGAAGCCTATGTCGAAGGCGATTGGGACACGGACGATATCGCCGCGGTGATCGAGTGGTTCATCCTCAATCTCTCCAAAACCCAGGGCGGAAGCTCCTCGTCCAGCAAGGTGGCGTTTGTGAACCTGCTCAATGTCGTGAACCGCGTGCATCATCTGCTGCGGCCCAACAGCGTGGCCACCAGCCGGCGGAACATCTCCGAGCACTACGATCTGGGGAATGAATTCTACTCCCTCTGGTTGGATGAGACGATGACGTACTCCGCCGCACGCTTTGAGTATCCCGGTCAGCCGCTGGCGGAGGCGCAGCACTCCAAGTATGAGGCGCTGTGCCAGAAGCTGCATCTTAAGCCGGGAGATCATGTGCTGGAGATCGGCTGCGGCTGGGGCGGCTTTTCCTGCCATGCGGCGAAGCATCACGGCTGCCGGGTCACGGCGGTGACAATCTCCCAGGAGCAGCACAAATACGCCACAGAGCGCGTCGCGCGCGAAGGGCTGGCAGACCGGGTGGAAATCCGCCTGCAGGACTACCGCCACATCACAGGTCAGTTCGACAAAATCGCCTCCATCGAAATGCTGGAGGCTGTGGGAGACAAGTATCTGGAGACCTACTTTGCCAAGTGCGCGGAGGTGTTGAAACCCGAGGGGCTGCTGGCCTTTCAGATGATCACCGTGGCCGACTGCCAGCACAAAGACCTGCGCAAAGGCGTGGACTGGATCCAGAAGCACATCTTCCCCGGATCGCTGCTGCTCAGCGTGGGGCGCGTGAATGAAGCGATCAACCGCACGAGCGAGATGTTCATGCACGGCCTGGAAGATCTTGGTGCATCGTATGCGAAGACGCTGCGACTGTGGTTTGAGCGCTTCAATGCCAAGGCTGCAGAGGTGAAGGCGCTGGGCTTTGACGAGCGTTTCATGCGCAAGTGGAACTACTACCTGCAGTACTGCGAGGCCGCCTTTGCCACGCGGAACATCAGCGTGGTGCAGGCTGTGTACACCCGCCCGAACAACGCCACCCTTCACCGCGCCTTCTAA